A window of Clostridia bacterium genomic DNA:
CGATCGACATGCCAAGGATCGCGGCGTAGGCCGCGAGGATGGCCGTCGTCCAGAACGTCGTCTTCAAAATGCGCATCGGGTGAACTCCTCTCGGCGTTCACCCGACGAGTCTGGTCCGCCCGCTGGGGATCTAAACCAGCGCGCTCCACATCCCGGCCCGGCCGGCGCCGGATGCGGCGGCTACCGGCCTGTCGTCGCCTCCGCCCCCGCGCCCGCCGCCTGCGGCAGCTTCCCGCTCAGGAGGTAGTCCACCGCCGCCTCCAGCGCCGGGTCGCGCTGCGCCTCAGCCTCAGCCTCCGCCTTGGCCCTGGCCTCGGCCACGGCCTGCTCAAGCGCCTTGCGCACGGCGTCCGTCACCTCGTACGTGACCGGCAGGCGGTGGTCGATCTCGAACAGCATCAGCGCCCGGAGCGTCCCGCCTTCGAAGTCGCCGCGCGCGTCCGTGACGTCGTAGCCCAGGAACCGCAACCGCGCCTGCAGCGCCGAGACGGCCGCGCCCTTGTCGTGGTACCGGATGGGGCCCTTGCCCAGGTCGCCGAGGTTCCCCGGCACGACCGTCACCTTCGGGTCGACCGGGATGTCCGGCGCCAGCCCCACGTGGTCGATGGCGCGCCGCTTCGGCGTGAGGTAGTGCGCCGTCGTCAGCTTCAGGGTCGCCCCGTTGGCGAGGTCGAGCAGCGATTGCACGGAGCCCTTCCCGTACGTGCGCTGCCCGACGAGCACGGCGCCGTTGTCCTGCAGCGCCCCGGCCACGATCTCGGCCGCGCTGGCGCTCTGCCCGTTCACGAGCACCGCCGTCTGCGGCATCGGGCCGAGCGGGTCCGCGGGGAAGTCCGTCTCCTGGCCCCGGACGTCCACGATCCGCACGACCGGTCCCTCGGGCACGAGCGCCCCCGCCACCTGCACGGCGGCGCTCACGTACCCGCCGGGGTTGTCCCGCAGGTCGAGCACGAGGCCGCGCAGCCCGCGAGCGAGCAGGTCGCGGTAGGCGGCGACGAACTGGTCTCCCGTGTTCTCGTTGAACTGGTCGATGCGGATGTAGCCGATGTCGTTCGTCAGCATGCGCGCGTCGACGGACGGCTGCGCCACCCGCCCCCGCACGAGGTGGCGGGTAAAGGTCGTGGCGCCCTCGCCCGTGCCGCGCCGCACCGTGACGTCCACGCCCGTGCCGG
This region includes:
- a CDS encoding S41 family peptidase, giving the protein MRQWSWWRRPLVGVVAAVVVAALVTGPSRAAGGGEWEGLTPQEQSELAPLVQAYEYITADYAGGVDRQALVDAAIDAMVKSLGDPHSAYFTPEETRSFTGGLSGQYEGIGVEITADPDGARIVRVFPDSPAAKAGLQADDVITAVDGVALKGHSIDGAAVLLRGQAGTGVDVTVRRGTGEGATTFTRHLVRGRVAQPSVDARMLTNDIGYIRIDQFNENTGDQFVAAYRDLLARGLRGLVLDLRDNPGGYVSAAVQVAGALVPEGPVVRIVDVRGQETDFPADPLGPMPQTAVLVNGQSASAAEIVAGALQDNGAVLVGQRTYGKGSVQSLLDLANGATLKLTTAHYLTPKRRAIDHVGLAPDIPVDPKVTVVPGNLGDLGKGPIRYHDKGAAVSALQARLRFLGYDVTDARGDFEGGTLRALMLFEIDHRLPVTYEVTDAVRKALEQAVAEARAKAEAEAEAQRDPALEAAVDYLLSGKLPQAAGAGAEATTGR